One part of the Pecten maximus chromosome 1, xPecMax1.1, whole genome shotgun sequence genome encodes these proteins:
- the LOC117340625 gene encoding uncharacterized protein LOC117340625 — translation MVGYIRCNVSPDIPNPLRCRKCQRYGHHEVRYRRREVCEHCEREGHNDADSCDIAGKQCVNCKGNHAASSRDCLSWKKEREVLRVKYTRNSSFPDARKAVESNDPAALSYTSKTKSKTQRHQITVNDAKVQAYFDKPALGAAVPPLIDERKDRILFGLASRFKSGRVASKSTSPLQCSINPKSKARNQRKTTSDVLAAQVSAGCKLLSIYNIDMNALRHVQDAVLLKFGLKKSGFQRLQSTGDCHSYQTTISFADKLAGLWDTELCSWQHCLAVNMGVLKKNEAKHDEMVDICQFLNKYVPSSAGANSGPVKILSGADYLTFERHKQAQMSHRDQDTPYNRLEGLVPKMEEFHNQAELLEVMWHMLYSPASSRDIGTLYAARNITDSRNVSADPSGNFYASSAMAEKFTDAYLVAGALKYFGMNSISTAPTKNIYEGPMGDTSEMNKYLLHHANSFLKHYLDLEISGIPDYGPQSNDYVCRYCGKKYTQGQGLRKHEHKIHDHPDPRFETNSEPTTSISTQDEDHILNYTKRVLLIGLLQRNHNDAISMGDCAHMMLVNQYLCLLYKLSGCPKYAFGILETICQSKILLSPRLAHRLVWNRTVNHRRKIDSNLPNDLDLEHCNKVFKDEAHSFRGVFTDKTISRVSRSALATHFIVKNFDKETETHSPSGVHKKADLAQDVNVIVMQLLQQNVYDNIHGRRHDAFPEIKSNPFSTLDMDAVRDWISQSLRKFSAKHFYPTPD, via the exons ATGGTAGGTTACATTAGATGTAACGTCTCGCCCGACATACCGAATCCTCTACGATGCCGTAAATGCCAGAGATACGGCCATCATGAGGTCAGATACAGGCGGAGAGAGGTTTGTGAACACTGCGAACGAGAGGGACATAACGACGCTGATAGTTGCGATATCGCCGGCAAACAATGTGTCAATTGCAAGGGCAACCATGCAGCCTCCTCTCGAGACTGTCTTTCCTGGAAGAAGGAGAGGGAAGTTCTGCGGGTAAAGTATACCCGCAACAGTTCCTTCCCTGACGCCAGGAAAGCGGTCGAGAGTAATGACCCTGCTGCGTTGTCCTatacatcaaaaacaaaatcaaaaacacaaCGGCATCAAATAACAGTCAACGATGCAAAAGTACAAGCTTACTTTGATAAGCCAGCTTTGGGTGCGGCGGTACCACCTTTGATAGACGAAAGGAAAGATAGGATTCTTTTCGGTTTGGCATCCCGTTTCAAGTCAGGTAGGGTAGCGTCTAAGAGCACTTCGCCATTA CAATGCTCCATCAACCCCAAATCAAAGGCACGGAACCAAAGGAAAACGACATCAGATGTCCTTGCTGCCCAAGTGTCTGCTGGATGCAAATTATTGAGTATTTACAACATAGACATGAATGCATTGCGGCACGTTCAGGATGCAGTGCTTTTGAAATTCGGACTGAAGAAGAGTGGGTTTCAACGCCTCCAATCGACAGGAGATTGCCATTCTTACCAAACAACAATTTCGTTTGCAGACAAGCTAGCCGGGCTTTGGGACACTGAGCTCTGTTCTTGGCAGCATTGTCTTGCT GTAAATATGGGtgttttgaagaaaaatgaAGCGAAACATGATGAAATGGTTGATATCTGCCAATTCCTCAACAAATATGTACCCAGCAGTGCAGGTGCAAATTCAGGCCCAGTCAAAATTTTGAGTGGTGCTGACTACCTCACGTTTGAGAGGCACAAACAAGCCCAGATGTCTCATCGAGATCAAGATACCCCATACAACAGACTTGAAGGTCTTGTGCCGAAAATGGAAGAATTTCACAACCAAGCAGAGCTTCTTGAA GTAATGTGGCACATGCTATATTCGCCAGCCTCCTCAAGAGATATAGGAACGCTATATGCAGCGCGGAACATCACAGATTCCAGAAATGTATCCGCTGATCCATCCGGAAACTTCTATGCATCATCAGCTATGGCAGAGAAGTTTACAGATGCGTATCTAGTAGCAGGGGCCCTGAAATATTTCGGAATGAATTCCATATCAACAGCACCGACAAAAAACATATATGAAGGACCGATGGGTGACACATCAGAGATGAACAAATACTTGCTCCATCATGCCAATTCATTTCTTAAACACTATTTGGACTTGGAAATATCTGGCATTCCAGATTACGGACCACAATCAAATGACTATGTGTGCAGATACTGTGGCAAAAAGTATACACAAGGACAAGGACTGCGAAAACATGAACACAAAATACACGATCACCCTGACCCCCGCTTTGAAACAAACTCAGAACCTACAACTTCAATATCAACACAAGATGAAGACCATATTCTCAATTACACAAAACGTGTCCTTCTTATTGGGCTTCTGCAAAGAAACCATAATGATGCTATTTCCATGGGTGATTGTGCTCATATGATGCTCGTTAACCAGTATTTGTGTCTGCTGTACAAACTGTCTGGATGTCCGAAGTATGCCTTTGGAATATTGGAAACCATATGTCAATCAAAGATTTTATTGTCTCCAAGATTGGCACACCGACTAGTCTGGAACCGGACTGTTAACCACCGTCGAAAAATTGACTCCAATCTTCCAAATGATTTAGATCTGGAGCACTGCAACAAAGTGTTTAAGGATGAGGCACACAGTTTCCGCGGCGtgttcacagataaaacaatatcaagAGTTAGCAGAAGTGCTTTGGcaacacattttattgtcaAGAACTTTGACAAGGAGACGGAGACACACAGCCCCTCTGGTGTACACAAGAAAGCAGATCTTGCACAAGATGTCAATGTTATCGTCATGCAGCTACTACAACAGAATGTATATGATAACATTCATGGAAGAAGACATGATGCATTTCCAGAAATTAAATCCAATCCCTTCAGTACACTTGACATGGATGCTGTAAGAGACTGGATAAGCCAATCTTTACGCAAGTTTTCTGCTAAACATTTTTACCCAACACCAGACTGA
- the LOC117340725 gene encoding Werner syndrome ATP-dependent helicase homolog, whose protein sequence is MTPSQTQEQVRHIRKPTVTIKPDNFPTATPDQSPKLTKPTNRQSDSFRTSTPDHSPETKRLNDTFDRPRKKPKIQSPISINSDSTNMYGVLSSLSSNNDTDEDDRHFDDDDTYVPSKSNRTFSLPPKSGKSENQRKQQAYRPAYGNLGEIRSLIKRDIPVIALTATATEATRETIIQEMCMKNCEQIIVSSNKPNIKYSVESMGSDIFQNFQWLLDLLLNKGSSCPRIIVFFRQIRHLAEVFEFLQIHLQEKQYAMKDNQVNSFRNRIFAMFHLTTCDKIKADVCSPFRDENGLIRVVLCSTSFSMGLDVKGVNTVIHYGPSNDTDNYLQESGRAGRDPDIDCNAVLMKHRYSMNSVNISSSMKQYVTTVTCRRKRLMSPFVTEDTDLTVEPLHKCCDNCTRLCRCQCSCSDKCSCVGPVCNGDESSILKAIRLSMTKPQSDEDSNDSDEELEKAPNSF, encoded by the exons ATGACTCCGTCCCAAACACAAGAACAGGTTAGGCATATTCGAAAACCTACTGTGACTATCAAACCAGACAATTTTCCAACAGCAACTCCAGACCAATCCCCAAAACTAACTAAACCGACCAATCGCCAATCTGACAGTTTTCGAACATCGACCCCAGATCATTCTCCTGAAACCAAACGCTTAAATGACACATTTGACCGTCCCAGAAAGAAACCTAAAATTCAAAGTCCTATATCTATTAATTCAGACTCCACCAACATGTATGGGGTATTGTCTTCCTTGTCAAGTAACAATGAcactgatgaagatgacagacATTTTGATGACGATGACACATATGTTCCATCTAAATCAAACAGAACATTCTCCCTTCCACCGAAAAG TGGTAAATCAGAAAACCAACGGAAACAGCAAGCTTACAGGCCTGCATACGGTAATTTAGGAGAAATCCGATCCTTAATAAAAAGGGACATCCCGGTCATTGCACTTACAGCGACAGCAACAGAGGCCACAAGGGAAACTATAATACAGGAAATGTGTATGAAAAATTGTGAACAAATTATAGTAAGTTCTAATAAACCAAACATCAAGTACTCAGTTGAAAGTATGGGCAGCGATATTTTTCAGAACTTTCAATGGCTGCTTGATCTTCTGTTAAACAAAGGAAGCTCCTGTCCACGTATAATAGTTTTCTTTCGACAGATCAGACATCTTGCTGAAGTGTTTGAGTTCCTTCAAATCCATTTGCAGGAAAAACAATATGCCATGAAAGACAATCAGGTAAACAGCTTTAGAAACAGAATATTTGCAATGTTCCATTTGACAACCTGCGACAAAATTAAAGCAGACGTGTGTTCACCCTTCAGAGATGAGAATGGACTGATTCGAGTTGTTCTCTGTTCAACATCTTTCAGCATGGGACTTGATGTAAAAGGAGTCAACACTGTGATACATTATGGCCCATCAAATGACACCGACAACTACCTTCAAGAGTCGGGCCGAGCTGGCCGGGATCCAGACATAGATTGCAATGCAGTTCTGATGAAACACAGATACAGCATGAACAGTGTTAATATAAGTTCATCAATGAAACAGTATGTGACTACTGTTACCTGTCGAAGAAAACGGTTGATGTCACCATTTGTAACTGAAGATACAGACCTGACTGTGGAGCCACTTCACAAATGCTGTGACAATTGCACACGCCTATGTAGATGTCAATGTAGTTGTTCTGACAAATGTTCATGTGTTGGTCCTGTATGCAATGGTGATGAGTCTAGTATTCTAAAGGCTATCCGTCTATCAATGACCAAACCTCAGTCTGATGAAGATTCCAATGATAGTGATGAGGAGTTAGAGAAAGCCCCAAATAGTTTCTGA